From a region of the Geothrix sp. 21YS21S-2 genome:
- a CDS encoding HAMP domain-containing sensor histidine kinase: protein MTSIPPNPFKPGSSPNRPAPAGPVPAGLNPGQNNELLVELLHGQRLVSSLTQEVAELKTRLARRSHQMGVLQHVAEILAATPKAAQVASVVQDVFVQEFGARTCIVWIMEDTGACYEPRSAYGLPRAVGARLRLPAPNPFPGAPMVLFQDQWLDPSVHKGYLDPLKPSEDTALYYVPFENQLLLMGFAIIGLDAGRILEEDQNSLTILQRQVAASIYNAWLFRDLGDQRDTLRRQAGELEKANAALREADRFRSEFLALTSHELRTPLTGIMGFTRLVMDGLYDDEEEMNRMLADSYNSGKHLLDLLNDILDLAKIESGRMQIRIESCALAGLLDEVRTIVQAYPRKPEVDLVWPEDVDRMPEIMADSGRLKQVLINLLSNALKFTKEGAVTVSVERGFGEIAVLVTDTGIGVSKEAQTRLFQKFVQADGGHSREYGGTGLGLVICKHLMEMMNGTIALASEGEGKGTAMTLTLPIA, encoded by the coding sequence ATGACGTCCATCCCTCCCAACCCGTTCAAGCCGGGATCCTCCCCCAACCGCCCGGCCCCCGCCGGGCCGGTCCCCGCCGGCCTGAACCCGGGCCAGAACAACGAACTGCTGGTGGAGCTGCTCCACGGCCAGCGTCTCGTGTCCTCCCTCACCCAGGAGGTCGCCGAGCTCAAGACCCGGCTCGCGCGCAGGTCGCACCAGATGGGCGTGCTCCAGCACGTGGCCGAGATCCTCGCCGCCACGCCCAAGGCCGCCCAGGTGGCCAGCGTCGTGCAGGACGTCTTCGTCCAGGAGTTCGGGGCCCGCACCTGCATCGTGTGGATCATGGAGGACACCGGGGCCTGCTACGAGCCCCGCAGCGCCTACGGCCTGCCCCGCGCCGTGGGGGCGCGCCTGCGGCTTCCCGCCCCCAATCCCTTCCCCGGCGCGCCCATGGTGCTGTTCCAGGACCAGTGGCTGGACCCGTCCGTGCACAAGGGCTACCTCGACCCCCTCAAGCCCTCCGAGGACACGGCCCTCTACTACGTCCCCTTCGAGAACCAGCTTCTCCTCATGGGCTTCGCCATCATCGGGCTGGACGCGGGCCGGATCCTGGAGGAGGACCAGAACTCCCTCACCATCCTCCAGCGGCAGGTGGCCGCCAGCATCTACAACGCGTGGCTCTTCCGGGACCTGGGGGACCAGCGCGACACCCTGAGGCGCCAGGCCGGTGAGCTGGAGAAGGCCAACGCCGCCCTGCGGGAGGCGGACCGCTTCCGCAGCGAGTTCCTGGCCCTCACGAGCCACGAGCTGCGCACGCCGCTGACGGGCATCATGGGCTTCACCCGCCTGGTCATGGACGGCCTCTACGACGACGAGGAGGAGATGAACCGGATGCTGGCCGACAGCTACAACTCCGGCAAGCACCTCCTGGACCTCCTGAACGACATCCTGGACCTGGCCAAGATCGAGAGCGGCCGGATGCAGATCCGCATCGAGTCCTGCGCCCTCGCGGGGCTGCTGGACGAGGTCAGGACCATCGTCCAGGCCTACCCGCGCAAGCCGGAGGTGGACCTGGTCTGGCCCGAGGACGTGGACCGGATGCCCGAGATCATGGCGGACTCGGGGCGCCTGAAGCAGGTGCTCATCAACCTCCTTTCCAACGCCCTGAAGTTCACCAAGGAGGGCGCCGTGACCGTGTCGGTGGAGCGGGGCTTCGGCGAAATCGCCGTGCTCGTGACCGACACCGGCATCGGGGTGTCCAAGGAGGCCCAGACCCGCCTGTTCCAGAAATTCGTCCAGGCCGACGGCGGCCACTCCAGGGAGTACGGCGGCACGGGCCTGGGGCTGGTCATCTGCAAGCACCTCATGGAAATGATGAACGGCACCATCGCCCTGGCGAGCGAGGGAGAGGGCAAGGGGACGGCCATGACGCTCACCCTGCCCATCGCCTGA
- a CDS encoding cell wall metabolism sensor histidine kinase WalK → MKAAHLKPPATERLIFWSVAFILLSQMAWWISLQIRESRNLQNARIATMRAGRAEAWQMDSAEILRIVFQGDPGTAKPGSVEAKLPQFPPLPVRKAAIEGRFPYVAVVPGPVEPDDPMLLDQSAYLTLRVEILTAMERERTLALWRAGGEAAIMVLAVLLGLSYIYRKLNSEMELMLRQRNFIASVTHELKTPIASLRVWIETLYTRELGPERRARIQKLMDGDLVRLTELVGNLLEVARADAGSLDLKFESTELAPWLREVAESMDHRLGAGSLGLDLQLGIGIHADMDRKAMGQVIDNLLSNAFKYAPEPRSTLITLDSDGEYAIITVTDSGNGISPRELPRVFQRFYRVGDEMTRQVPGTGLGLFLCWEIVTLHQGQIKASSPGPGLGATFTVRIPLSPR, encoded by the coding sequence ATGAAAGCGGCCCACCTCAAACCCCCCGCCACCGAACGCCTCATCTTCTGGAGCGTGGCCTTCATTCTGCTCAGTCAGATGGCCTGGTGGATCAGCCTCCAGATCCGGGAATCCAGGAACCTGCAGAACGCCCGGATCGCCACCATGAGGGCGGGCCGGGCCGAGGCCTGGCAGATGGACAGCGCCGAGATCCTGCGCATCGTGTTCCAGGGGGACCCGGGCACGGCCAAGCCGGGGTCGGTGGAGGCCAAGCTCCCCCAGTTCCCTCCCCTGCCCGTTCGCAAAGCCGCCATCGAGGGCCGCTTCCCCTACGTGGCGGTGGTCCCGGGCCCGGTGGAGCCGGACGATCCCATGCTCCTGGACCAGTCCGCCTACCTCACCCTGCGGGTCGAGATCCTGACGGCCATGGAGCGGGAGCGGACCCTGGCCCTGTGGAGGGCCGGCGGGGAGGCGGCCATCATGGTCCTGGCCGTGCTCCTGGGCCTCAGCTACATCTACCGCAAGCTCAATTCCGAGATGGAGCTCATGCTCCGCCAGCGCAACTTCATCGCCTCGGTCACCCACGAGCTCAAGACGCCCATCGCCAGCCTGAGGGTGTGGATCGAGACCCTCTACACACGGGAGCTGGGACCCGAGCGGCGGGCGCGGATCCAGAAGCTCATGGACGGCGACCTGGTGCGCCTCACGGAACTGGTCGGCAACCTGCTGGAGGTGGCCCGGGCGGACGCGGGCAGCCTCGACCTGAAGTTCGAGTCCACCGAGCTGGCCCCCTGGCTGCGCGAGGTGGCCGAGTCCATGGACCACCGGCTGGGGGCGGGATCGCTCGGCCTGGACCTCCAGCTGGGCATCGGAATCCATGCGGACATGGACCGCAAGGCCATGGGGCAGGTCATCGACAACCTCCTGTCCAATGCCTTCAAATACGCCCCGGAGCCCCGGTCCACCCTCATCACCCTGGACTCCGACGGCGAATACGCCATCATCACCGTCACAGACAGCGGGAACGGGATCAGCCCCCGGGAACTCCCGCGGGTCTTCCAGCGGTTCTACCGGGTGGGCGACGAGATGACCCGCCAGGTGCCCGGAACCGGCCTGGGGCTCTTTCTCTGCTGGGAGATCGTCACCCTCCACCAGGGCCAGATCAAGGCGTCCAGTCCCGGTCCGGGCCTGGGCGCCACCTTCACCGTTCGCATTCCCCTCTCCCCGCGCTAG
- a CDS encoding RNA polymerase sigma factor yields MNPPLESQLITDAQEGDGEAFSVLVRPYLGLFYAGIHRILQDTLDTQDALQEALISIHTELGRFQGKSKFSTWAYRICINEALMLRRSRIRRREDAIEDFLPRFSPDGHLMNTDRMRDWSQDAIALVSVERDQLRAKIREGLNQLSDDQRAVFILRDLEGMNTDEVAAKLGISRGLVRQRLHRARLGLRGFLDAFMTGRRG; encoded by the coding sequence ATGAATCCTCCGCTTGAAAGCCAGCTCATCACCGATGCCCAGGAGGGCGACGGGGAAGCCTTCAGCGTCCTGGTGCGCCCCTACCTCGGCCTGTTCTACGCCGGCATCCACCGGATCCTCCAGGACACCCTGGACACCCAGGACGCGCTGCAGGAAGCCCTGATCAGCATCCACACGGAGCTGGGACGGTTCCAGGGGAAGAGCAAGTTCTCCACCTGGGCCTACCGCATCTGCATAAATGAAGCCTTAATGTTACGCAGATCACGGATCCGCCGCCGCGAAGACGCCATCGAAGATTTTTTGCCACGTTTCTCGCCCGACGGGCATCTCATGAATACGGACAGGATGCGGGACTGGAGCCAGGACGCGATCGCCCTGGTGTCCGTGGAGCGGGACCAGCTGCGGGCCAAGATCCGCGAAGGACTCAACCAGCTTTCCGACGACCAGCGCGCTGTCTTCATTCTGAGGGATCTGGAAGGTATGAACACGGACGAAGTGGCCGCCAAGCTCGGCATCAGCAGGGGCTTGGTTCGACAGCGCCTGCACCGGGCCCGCCTGGGCCTGAGGGGATTCCTGGATGCGTTCATGACGGGGAGGCGGGGATGA
- a CDS encoding cupin domain-containing protein: MSLFLTCEATSTLLSDFEDGSLSLWQAFLVRLHLLFCPSCRAILATMRALPVLMDDLEPAAPEAAEAALDGALAALGRTGPRAWPATPVPAEARDLLEAGPDLPLAILAQAHQTVASARGPQPGPYHLPQGILDRLPPEDQWHWVDGAQGRRRVELLKDPQRGLRLILAFSPTGVRAKAHRHLGSESILVLAGRMNDKGLALTAGDWVHHARGSVHAPEIRDEDCWCLIREEGGIEATGPLDWLKMNRAVK, from the coding sequence ATGAGCTTGTTCCTGACGTGCGAAGCTACCAGCACCCTGCTCTCGGACTTCGAGGACGGGTCGCTCTCCCTGTGGCAGGCCTTCCTGGTCCGGCTCCACCTTCTCTTCTGTCCCTCCTGCCGGGCCATCCTGGCCACCATGCGCGCCCTGCCCGTCCTCATGGACGACCTGGAACCCGCGGCGCCCGAGGCCGCCGAGGCCGCCCTCGACGGCGCCCTGGCCGCCCTGGGCCGCACCGGGCCCCGGGCCTGGCCCGCCACGCCCGTGCCGGCCGAGGCCCGGGACCTGCTGGAGGCCGGGCCCGACCTGCCGCTGGCCATCCTCGCCCAGGCCCACCAGACCGTGGCCAGCGCCCGGGGGCCCCAGCCCGGTCCCTACCACCTGCCCCAGGGCATCCTGGACCGCCTGCCCCCCGAGGACCAGTGGCACTGGGTGGACGGCGCCCAGGGCCGGCGGCGCGTGGAGCTCCTGAAGGACCCCCAGCGCGGGCTCCGGCTGATCCTGGCCTTCTCCCCCACCGGCGTCCGGGCCAAGGCCCACCGCCACCTGGGCTCGGAGAGCATCCTCGTCCTCGCCGGCAGGATGAACGACAAGGGCCTGGCCCTCACCGCGGGCGACTGGGTGCATCACGCCCGGGGATCGGTGCACGCGCCCGAGATCCGGGACGAGGACTGCTGGTGCCTGATCCGGGAAGAGGGCGGCATCGAGGCCACGGGTCCCCTGGACTGGCTGAAGATGAACCGGGCAGTCAAATAG
- the ltrA gene encoding group II intron reverse transcriptase/maturase has translation MTSNSVSTKQQRIAELARIHPEVAFTSLAYHMDLDWMKEAFGRTRKDGATGVDGVTGKEYGENLESNLQSLLNRAKNGDTYKAPPVRRTYIPKGDGSQRPLGIPAFEDKVLQRAVVMVMEPLYEQDFLDCSYGFRPGRSAHMALEAIWQGLMDMGGGWVLDVDIRKYFDTLDHGKLREILDLRMKDGVLRRLIGKWLNAGVLEKGCITHPETGSPQGGVVSPMLANIYLHEVLDVWFEREVKPRLRGRAFLVRYADDFVMGFAQEEDAKRVMEVLPKRFERYGLTIHPDKTRLVEFWKPREPRDPNGGPGHFDFLGFTHYWATAKNGRWVVKRKTAKSRMSRALTKIGEWMAKHRHLPVREQWRTINQKLVGHFRYYGITGNSRALAHFRYEVGRRWRGWLNRRSQRARMTWDRMNKLLARFPLAPAISYASKLRPQRP, from the coding sequence ATGACATCCAACAGCGTCTCCACGAAACAACAACGGATCGCAGAACTGGCCAGGATCCACCCGGAGGTGGCTTTCACCTCCTTGGCCTACCACATGGACCTGGACTGGATGAAGGAAGCCTTCGGGCGCACCCGCAAGGATGGGGCGACCGGGGTGGACGGCGTGACGGGCAAGGAATACGGGGAAAACCTGGAGTCCAACCTCCAGAGCCTCCTGAACCGGGCTAAGAACGGCGACACCTACAAGGCCCCTCCAGTCCGGAGAACCTACATCCCGAAAGGGGATGGCAGCCAACGCCCCCTGGGCATTCCCGCCTTCGAAGACAAGGTCCTGCAAAGGGCCGTGGTGATGGTGATGGAACCGCTCTATGAGCAGGACTTCCTGGACTGCTCCTACGGGTTCAGGCCCGGGCGCTCCGCGCACATGGCGCTGGAGGCGATTTGGCAGGGGTTGATGGACATGGGGGGAGGCTGGGTGCTTGACGTGGATATCCGTAAGTATTTCGATACTTTGGACCACGGGAAGCTGCGGGAAATCCTTGACCTGCGGATGAAGGACGGCGTTCTGAGGCGCCTGATCGGCAAATGGCTCAACGCGGGCGTGCTGGAGAAAGGATGCATCACGCACCCGGAAACCGGCTCGCCCCAGGGCGGGGTGGTCAGTCCGATGCTCGCCAACATCTACCTCCACGAGGTGCTGGACGTGTGGTTTGAAAGGGAGGTCAAGCCCCGACTCCGGGGTCGGGCCTTCCTGGTGCGCTACGCGGACGACTTCGTGATGGGCTTTGCCCAGGAGGAGGATGCCAAGCGGGTTATGGAAGTCCTGCCCAAGCGGTTCGAGCGGTATGGCCTGACGATCCACCCGGATAAGACCCGGCTGGTGGAGTTCTGGAAGCCGAGGGAGCCCAGGGACCCCAATGGGGGACCAGGCCACTTCGACTTCCTGGGATTCACCCACTACTGGGCCACGGCCAAGAACGGCCGGTGGGTGGTGAAGCGGAAGACCGCGAAGAGCCGGATGAGTCGGGCGCTCACGAAGATCGGGGAGTGGATGGCCAAACACCGCCACCTCCCGGTGCGCGAGCAATGGCGGACGATCAACCAGAAACTGGTCGGTCACTTCAGGTATTACGGGATCACGGGGAACTCCAGGGCCCTGGCGCACTTCCGCTATGAAGTTGGGCGAAGGTGGCGTGGATGGCTCAACCGGAGGTCCCAGCGGGCCCGCATGACCTGGGATCGCATGAACAAGCTTCTGGCTCGGTTCCCACTGGCCCCAGCCATCAGTTACGCATCGAAACTACGTCCTCAGCGACCGTGA
- the mtnA gene encoding S-methyl-5-thioribose-1-phosphate isomerase, translating to MKQADSLALRHDGRRLWILDQTLLPHREEWLEVGDPDAMVLHIRRLAVRGAPLIGVAAALSLATFAQDGAGPDRLRLAAAHLRRARPTAVNLMWAMDRLGAVLEGGRCKDDVVVAELIAEAEAIFVEDVALCEAMARQGLPLFGAGEAVLTHCNSGGLATAGIGTALGVIRRAWEAGKVSHVFVDETRPLLQGARLTAWELARLGIPHTLLTDSMAAILLRDGRVQRVLLGADRVAANGDFANKVGTYGLAVQCRHHGVPFHPVAPWSTVDLACPDGAAIPIEQRDAAEVRGAWAASTTPAFNPSFDVTPADLVTSLVTDRAVLPAAELAAGRLATL from the coding sequence GTGAAGCAAGCCGACTCCCTCGCCCTCCGCCACGACGGCCGCAGGCTGTGGATCCTCGACCAGACCCTCCTCCCCCACCGGGAGGAATGGCTGGAGGTGGGCGATCCGGACGCCATGGTCCTGCACATCCGGCGCCTGGCGGTGCGCGGCGCGCCGCTCATCGGCGTGGCCGCGGCGCTCTCCCTGGCGACCTTCGCCCAGGACGGCGCCGGTCCCGACCGGCTGCGCCTGGCCGCGGCGCACCTGCGCCGGGCGCGCCCGACGGCCGTGAACCTCATGTGGGCCATGGACCGCCTGGGAGCCGTCCTGGAGGGGGGCCGCTGCAAGGACGACGTGGTGGTGGCCGAGCTGATCGCCGAGGCCGAGGCCATCTTCGTGGAGGACGTGGCGCTGTGCGAGGCCATGGCGCGCCAGGGCCTGCCGCTGTTCGGCGCGGGGGAGGCCGTGCTCACCCACTGCAACTCCGGGGGCCTTGCCACCGCCGGCATCGGCACCGCCCTGGGGGTGATCCGCCGGGCCTGGGAGGCCGGGAAGGTCAGCCACGTGTTCGTGGACGAGACCCGGCCCCTCCTTCAGGGGGCCCGCCTCACGGCCTGGGAACTGGCCCGCCTGGGCATCCCCCACACCCTCCTCACCGACAGCATGGCGGCCATCCTCCTGCGGGACGGCCGCGTGCAGCGGGTGCTCCTGGGCGCCGACCGCGTGGCGGCCAACGGCGACTTCGCGAACAAGGTGGGCACCTACGGCCTGGCCGTGCAGTGCCGCCACCACGGCGTCCCCTTCCACCCCGTGGCCCCCTGGTCCACCGTGGATCTGGCCTGCCCCGACGGCGCGGCCATCCCCATCGAGCAGCGCGACGCCGCCGAGGTGCGCGGCGCCTGGGCCGCGTCCACGACCCCGGCCTTCAATCCCTCCTTCGACGTGACCCCGGCCGACCTTGTAACCAGCCTGGTGACCGACCGGGCCGTACTCCCAGCCGCCGAACTCGCAGCTGGCCGGTTAGCAACCCTTTGA
- a CDS encoding class II aldolase/adducin family protein has product MYKLLASICDVCRRLHARNLLAAADGNVSVLLDDGRIAITPSGVAKARMAPGDLAYLARDGRIVSGRPSTERLMHLAVYKACPEARAVVHAHPPTAIAFSLAHPEWSSLPSDALPEVILAAGTIPFVPYARPGTAAMGEVLAPFLPDHRLLVLARHGALAWGETLEEAYNGIERLEHACQILKTAIDLGGAQPLPEAEVEALRQARRKSGRKLL; this is encoded by the coding sequence ATGTACAAGCTTCTGGCCTCCATCTGCGACGTCTGCCGCCGCCTCCACGCGCGCAACCTCCTGGCCGCCGCCGACGGCAACGTCAGCGTGCTCCTGGACGACGGGCGGATCGCCATCACCCCCTCGGGCGTGGCCAAGGCCCGCATGGCGCCCGGGGACCTGGCCTACCTGGCCAGGGACGGCCGGATCGTCTCGGGCCGGCCCAGCACGGAGCGCCTCATGCACCTGGCGGTGTACAAGGCCTGCCCCGAGGCCCGGGCCGTGGTGCACGCCCATCCCCCCACCGCCATCGCCTTCAGCCTGGCGCATCCGGAGTGGTCCAGCCTGCCTTCGGACGCCCTGCCCGAGGTGATCCTGGCCGCCGGGACCATCCCCTTCGTGCCCTACGCCCGTCCGGGAACGGCCGCCATGGGGGAGGTCCTGGCCCCCTTCCTGCCGGACCACCGCCTCCTGGTGCTGGCCCGCCACGGCGCCCTGGCCTGGGGAGAGACGCTGGAAGAGGCGTACAACGGCATCGAGCGCCTGGAGCACGCCTGCCAGATCCTCAAGACCGCCATCGATCTGGGCGGCGCGCAACCCCTGCCGGAGGCCGAGGTGGAAGCCCTCCGCCAGGCCCGCCGGAAATCCGGAAGGAAACTCCTGTGA
- the hrcA gene encoding heat-inducible transcriptional repressor HrcA, whose amino-acid sequence MALNLSPRSESVLKALIETYLVEGEPVGSRLLSKRIPGSFSSATIRNVLADLEDEALLDQPHTSAGRVPTEKAYRYYVDHFVQPIRPDPILGARLTEAIGGVEGQAGDAQWLRNASRVLSEAMKGICVALPMHLTRSRLVRLEFVPLGPGKPPARIVTVWVGTGGEVEHQIMENRWGFPATKLVELGNFATAHFGGCSLPEMRDRLITDLEGQASDARELSRRLSELASRMTQPMDSPLVVAGLGEMGRCPEFLDPSRFRNLVEAFEQHERLAHLLNAFAVAATSEVQLLLGSENPFFQEMPLATALRTVTINRSAQVTFALVGPLRLDYRKVAGSLAWWSDEIQRRKPTSV is encoded by the coding sequence TTGGCGCTCAACCTTTCTCCTCGCAGCGAATCCGTCCTGAAGGCGCTCATCGAGACCTATCTGGTCGAGGGGGAGCCGGTGGGATCGCGCCTCTTGTCCAAGCGCATCCCGGGTTCCTTCTCCTCGGCCACCATCCGCAACGTCCTGGCGGACCTGGAGGACGAGGCCCTCCTGGACCAGCCCCACACCTCCGCGGGCCGCGTGCCCACGGAAAAGGCCTACCGCTACTACGTGGACCACTTCGTCCAGCCCATCCGCCCCGACCCCATCCTGGGGGCCCGGCTCACCGAGGCCATCGGAGGCGTGGAGGGGCAGGCCGGGGACGCCCAGTGGCTGCGCAACGCCAGCCGGGTGCTGAGCGAGGCCATGAAGGGCATCTGCGTCGCCCTGCCCATGCACCTCACCCGGAGCCGCCTGGTGCGGCTCGAATTCGTCCCCCTGGGCCCCGGGAAGCCCCCGGCCCGCATCGTCACGGTGTGGGTGGGCACCGGCGGCGAGGTCGAACACCAGATCATGGAGAACCGCTGGGGCTTCCCCGCGACCAAACTGGTGGAACTGGGGAACTTCGCAACAGCCCACTTCGGGGGGTGCTCCCTTCCCGAGATGCGGGACCGGCTCATCACCGACCTGGAGGGCCAGGCCTCCGACGCCCGGGAACTCAGCCGGCGGCTGTCGGAACTGGCCTCCCGCATGACCCAGCCCATGGATTCCCCCCTGGTGGTCGCCGGCCTGGGCGAGATGGGCCGGTGCCCGGAGTTCCTGGACCCCTCCCGCTTCCGGAACCTGGTGGAGGCCTTCGAGCAGCACGAGCGCCTCGCCCACCTCCTCAACGCCTTCGCCGTGGCGGCCACGTCCGAGGTCCAGCTCCTCCTGGGTTCGGAGAACCCCTTCTTCCAGGAGATGCCCCTGGCCACCGCCCTGCGCACGGTCACCATCAACAGGAGCGCCCAGGTCACCTTCGCCCTGGTGGGCCCCCTGCGCCTGGACTACCGGAAGGTGGCGGGGAGCCTGGCGTGGTGGTCGGATGAAATCCAGAGACGGAAGCCCACATCTGTTTGA
- a CDS encoding nucleotide exchange factor GrpE: MTEKIQPQTTDFPADPLLPENDLTVDLTQEEFGEGADLQALADEIGDYEPPAPEAPAETAGMSREDLEAELAKARARLEALEKAESDHKDKHHRLMADFTNHRNRVGRETQLAVTLAERKVLLELLPVLDSFERCINATYTSLEDFHAGVVLIHRQMQEALRKAGVEPLTLNVGDPFDAQHAEALTTTSQASLPDGSVAAIYERGYYLRDQLLRPARVIVNNHPEGDPTQDPS; encoded by the coding sequence ATGACCGAAAAAATCCAACCCCAAACCACGGACTTCCCCGCCGATCCCCTCCTCCCGGAAAATGACCTCACCGTCGATCTGACCCAGGAGGAGTTTGGCGAAGGGGCGGATCTGCAGGCCCTCGCCGACGAGATCGGCGACTACGAGCCGCCCGCGCCCGAAGCGCCCGCGGAGACGGCGGGCATGAGCCGGGAGGACCTGGAGGCCGAGCTGGCCAAGGCCCGGGCCCGCCTCGAGGCCCTGGAGAAGGCCGAGTCCGACCACAAGGACAAGCACCACCGCCTCATGGCCGACTTCACCAACCACCGGAACCGCGTGGGCCGCGAGACGCAGCTGGCCGTGACGCTGGCCGAGCGCAAGGTGCTCCTGGAGCTCCTGCCCGTGCTGGACAGCTTCGAGCGCTGCATCAACGCCACCTACACCAGCCTCGAGGACTTCCACGCCGGCGTGGTCCTCATCCACCGCCAGATGCAGGAGGCCCTGCGCAAGGCCGGCGTGGAGCCCCTGACCCTGAACGTCGGCGACCCCTTCGACGCCCAGCATGCCGAGGCCCTCACCACCACGAGCCAGGCCAGTCTCCCCGACGGGTCCGTGGCCGCCATCTACGAGCGCGGCTACTACCTGCGCGACCAGCTGCTCAGGCCCGCCCGGGTCATCGTCAACAACCATCCCGAAGGGGATCCCACGCAGGATCCCTCCTGA
- the dnaK gene encoding molecular chaperone DnaK produces MAGKLIGIDLGTTNSCACVMEGGERRVIPNREGSRTTPSVVAFTDKGDVLVGHIAKRQAVTNPQRTLFAVKRLIGQKFGSDQVQEAMGKLPFPVVKAPNGDAWLGVGDRGYAPPEISAIILKALKASAEAFLHEEVSDAVITVPAYFDDAQRQATKDAGRIAGLNVQRIINEPTAAALAYGLDKKGLKQTLAIYDFGGGTFDFTIMEMNDGVFEVLATSGDTFLGGEDFDQAILMWLVEHFRNSTGIDLTKDRMALQRLKEASEKAKCELSTLDRVEVRLPFIAQGPTGPQHLESTLTREDLENMVADLVARTMGPVQDALKQARKTALDVDEVILVGGQTRMPLVQQVVKDFFGREPNRDINPDEVVAAGASIQGAVLTGEVTDLVLLDVTPLSLGIETQGGGYVKIIQRNTTVPTRDSRTFTTVTDNQSRVEVHVLQGERELAEHNKSLGRFDLINLPPLPKGVPQIEVAFEIDSNGIVKVSAKDLLTGLEQSMSMRPSSGLSELEIQAMLREAQNNQEADARRRDELKYIASAEGLLFSCDRSFTECGKFLALEEQTLVRDTLNAVRMAVANKDMAAVKSSEEQLLEVQKLLTNAVLVASESMMNSLDGEDGAENRPR; encoded by the coding sequence ATGGCCGGCAAGCTCATCGGAATCGACCTGGGAACCACCAACAGCTGCGCGTGCGTCATGGAAGGCGGCGAGCGCCGCGTCATCCCCAACCGGGAGGGGAGCCGCACCACGCCGTCGGTGGTGGCATTCACCGACAAGGGCGACGTCCTGGTGGGGCACATCGCCAAGCGCCAGGCCGTCACCAACCCCCAGCGCACCCTGTTCGCGGTCAAGCGCCTCATCGGGCAGAAGTTCGGCTCCGACCAGGTGCAGGAGGCCATGGGCAAGCTGCCCTTCCCGGTGGTCAAGGCCCCCAACGGCGACGCCTGGCTCGGCGTGGGCGACCGCGGCTACGCCCCCCCCGAGATCTCGGCCATCATCCTCAAGGCCCTGAAGGCGTCGGCCGAGGCCTTCCTCCACGAGGAGGTCTCCGACGCCGTCATCACGGTCCCGGCCTACTTCGACGACGCCCAGCGCCAGGCCACGAAGGACGCCGGGCGCATCGCCGGCCTCAACGTCCAGCGCATCATCAACGAGCCCACCGCCGCGGCCCTGGCCTACGGCCTGGACAAGAAGGGCCTCAAGCAGACCCTGGCCATCTACGACTTCGGCGGCGGCACCTTCGATTTCACGATCATGGAGATGAACGACGGCGTGTTCGAGGTGCTGGCCACCAGCGGCGACACGTTCCTGGGGGGCGAGGACTTCGACCAGGCCATCCTCATGTGGCTGGTGGAGCACTTCCGCAACTCGACCGGCATCGACCTCACCAAGGACCGCATGGCCCTCCAGCGGCTCAAGGAGGCCTCCGAGAAGGCCAAGTGCGAGCTCTCCACCCTGGACCGGGTGGAGGTGCGCCTGCCCTTCATCGCCCAGGGCCCCACCGGCCCGCAGCACCTGGAGTCCACCCTCACCCGGGAGGACCTGGAGAACATGGTGGCCGACCTCGTGGCCCGCACCATGGGCCCCGTGCAGGACGCCCTGAAGCAGGCCCGCAAGACGGCCCTGGACGTGGACGAGGTGATCCTCGTGGGCGGCCAGACCCGCATGCCCCTGGTGCAGCAGGTCGTGAAGGACTTCTTCGGCCGCGAGCCCAACCGCGACATCAACCCCGACGAGGTGGTGGCCGCGGGCGCCTCGATCCAGGGCGCCGTCCTCACCGGCGAGGTGACGGACCTGGTGCTGCTGGACGTGACGCCCCTCTCCCTGGGCATCGAGACCCAGGGCGGCGGCTACGTGAAGATCATCCAGCGCAACACCACCGTCCCCACCCGGGACAGCCGGACCTTCACCACCGTCACCGACAACCAGAGCCGGGTCGAGGTGCACGTCCTCCAGGGCGAGCGCGAGCTGGCCGAGCACAACAAGAGCCTGGGCCGGTTCGACCTCATCAACCTGCCGCCCCTGCCCAAGGGCGTGCCCCAGATCGAGGTGGCCTTCGAGATCGACTCCAACGGCATCGTGAAGGTCTCCGCCAAGGACCTCCTCACGGGCCTCGAGCAGAGCATGAGCATGCGGCCCTCCTCGGGCCTGTCCGAGCTGGAGATCCAGGCGATGCTCCGGGAGGCCCAGAACAACCAGGAGGCCGACGCGAGGCGCCGCGACGAGCTCAAGTACATCGCCTCCGCCGAGGGCCTCCTCTTCTCCTGCGACCGCAGCTTCACCGAGTGCGGGAAGTTCCTGGCCCTGGAGGAGCAGACCCTGGTGCGCGACACGCTCAACGCCGTGCGCATGGCCGTGGCCAACAAGGACATGGCCGCCGTCAAGTCCTCGGAGGAGCAGCTCCTCGAAGTGCAGAAGCTGCTCACCAACGCCGTCCTCGTGGCCAGCGAGTCCATGATGAACTCCCTGGACGGGGAGGATGGAGCGGAAAACCGCCCCAGGTGA